Proteins from one Belonocnema kinseyi isolate 2016_QV_RU_SX_M_011 chromosome 8, B_treatae_v1, whole genome shotgun sequence genomic window:
- the LOC117178787 gene encoding uncharacterized protein LOC117178787 isoform X1: MCALFSLSKSNVIRQQCCSFGRMRGFFVPVSQRNLSTATIQCKEQPNKHEGIISKLKKIFRKTGIQFQDAESGSALHPKLKKQKNENRISRKMSNHQILNNNFLAKYYHSHLKYMRLDKIIANYKLESATLHRTNSLLSLGSIRGIMGLASYNSKPPIREPHIPEQREKKEDKKEKEKKKPVIRVDEKATLDLDKNLNLGGLEGNNHRYKWGIKLAEDSSAEKTPEPLPRYVTKNIWGVKVTKLVSETDNVFQTKEAVQNQDSVQIAEAKTMKKIKTEEVPNRFEVSNESKNPESSGNVKDLGTKKQETGVLIEKYNILTAENRTDSKTSLEVPNFESLKDNLYVPTTNADENILNENQQKSLDVKLSAPVQDSAEGVKLSAPLESVAEAEFNIPKDLPFDGEIFAWKEAVEKSKPSIAEIVKSAEPEIVHYDLDNIFIRPEAPEPKLDVQAVSSIDHAYENEENQEASSYKGIKSLRESKSVGYTSKKKIHTGGYQHFSSQRGDTDSLSFRKDVVGKAILFSGLESTNSFIKDRKKQEENLLEPFLIKGLLSVGGISAEFKSEDKLKEASNQIEAAIEMKNPLLPTKAVTLTRIHSDMSYYDAEIAREVDEIYGREIDIALSSPNAIGENIMDAHLPTEIMISVVPSSENKEGGIDWMPLLCTSNSDDNPGSYSSHNFFGSGSSDGSSGSRGRKKRGYFLNSQDDDDELVDKYLFEGDYVRVRGDPYPYSREHFNKWRVPRHNSPPPNVLMENPRKNLENQYNNDFVIDEKLRGYDQYSSYEETEINEEEIVSTDGEMETEKARQYYNWSKKMAGEREGYEEEIDSDREMTNQTGIVSDNERVEAKMAKNSGNLQSRSLELAENSYINRNTELMKTNEVEDNGVVEISRNTSSLDANLTDSEISKTASGPQKKIPYRQSRPIENDECLEVRGMDVSKEKGVFNNELTNSKGLFVRSSLDEHLIPACLRSNVHEKKISKQTDEDQN, from the exons ATGTGTGCACTTTTTTCGCTTTCAAAGTCCAACGTGATTCGACAGCAATGCTGCTCCTTCGGCAGGATGAGGGGATTTTTCGTCCCCGTGTCCCAAAGGAATTTGTCCACTG ctaCTATACAGTGCAAGGAGCAACCGAACAAACATGAAGGGATTatatctaaattgaaaaaaattttccgtaaaactg GAATACAATTTCAAGATGCGGAGTCAGGCTCTGCGCTTCACCCCAAACTTAAGAAACAAAAGAACGAAAATCGAATCTCTCGAAAAATGTCTAAccaccaaattttaaataataactttcttgCAAAATATTACCATTCACACCTAAAATACATGCGTCTGGACAAAATAATCGCCAATTACAAACTGGAATCCGCTACTCTACACAGGACAAACAGTCTTCTCTCTTTGGGTTCAATCCGTGGAATCATGGGATTAGCTTCCTACAATTCAAAACCACCAATTAGGGAGCCACACATACCAGAACAACGCGAGAAAAAAGAGGAtaagaaagaaaaggaaaaaaagaaaccTGTCATCCGTGTTGATGAGAAAGCTACCTTGGATTTGGACAAAAACCTCAATCTCGGGGGACTCGAAGGAAATAACCATCGTTATAAATGGGGAATAAAGTTGGCAGAAGATTCTTCAGCAGAGAAAACACCTGAACCTCTGCCAAgatatgttacaaaaaatatttggggTGTCAAAGTAACAAAGCTTGTATCAGAAACTGACAACGTTTTCCAAACAAAAGAAGCTGTTCAAAATCAAGACTCTGTTCAAATTGCAGAAGCTAAAacgatgaaaaaaatcaaaacagaaGAAGTTCCGAACAGATTTGAGGTATCTAATGAATCTAAAAATCCAGAATCATCAGGGAATGTCAAGGATCTGGGTACAAAGAAACAAGAAACTGGAGTATTGATAGAGAAATATAATATCCTAACGGCAGAAAACAGAACTGATTCTAAAACTAGTTTGGAAGTGCCTAACTTTGAATCATTAAAAGACAATCTGTATGTACCGACAACAAACGCGGATGAGAACATACTTAATGAGAATCAACAGAAATCATTAGATGTTAAATTATCAGCTCCTGTACAAGATTCTGCAGAAGGTGTTAAGTTATCAGCTCCTTTGGAAAGCGTTGCCGAAGCTGAGTTCAATATTCCTAAAGACCTTCCATTTGATGGAGAAATCTTTGCCTGGAAAGAAGCTGTGGAAAAGTCAAAACCCTCGATTGCTGAAATAGTGAAGTCAGCCGAACCCGAAATAGTGCATTACGATTTGGATAACATATTTATTCGTCCTGAAGCCCCAGAACCCAAACTCGATGTTCAAGCAGTTAGTTCTATTGATCATGCATATGAAAATGAGGAAAATCAGGAAGCATCGAGTTACAAAGGAATCAAGTCATTAAGGGAATCAAAATCAGTTGGATACACCTCAAAAAAGAAGATACATACTGGTGGCTATCAACATTTTAGTTCTCAAAGAGGTGATACTGATTCTCTTAGTTTCCGAAAGGATGTGGTTGGCAAAGCTATTTTGTTCTCTGGTCTTGAAAGTACTAATTCTTTTATCAAAGATAGAAAGAAACAGGAAGAAAATTTACTGGAGCCTTTCCTTATTAAAGGCCTGTTAAGCGTAGGAGGTATATCTGCAGAATTTAAATCAGAAGATAAATTGAAAGAAGCTTCTAATCAGATTGAAGCTGCAATAGAAATGAAAAATCCTCTTCTACCTACCAAAGCTGTTACTCTCACAAGAATTCACTCTGACATGTCTTATTATGATGCTGAAATAGCTAGAGAAGTAGATGAAATTTATGGACGCGAGATAGATATTGCTCTATCTTCTCCAAATGCAATTGGAGAAAATATTATGGATGCTCATTTGCCAACAGAAATCATGATTTCAGTGGTACCATCTTCAGAGAATAAGGAAGGCGGAATTGACTGGATGCCACTGCTTTGCACGAGCAACTCTGATGATAACCCAGGTTCTTATTCGAGTCACAACTTCTTTGGAAGTGGATCTTCTGATGGTTCCTCTGGATCTAGAGGTCGAAAGAAAAGAGGCTATTTTCTAAATTCTCAGGATGACGATGATGAACTAGTCGATAAATATCTCTTTGAAGGGGATTACGTCAGAGTACGTGGTGATCCGTATCCATATAGCCGAGAACATTTCAATAAATGGCGAGTTCCACGACACAATTCTCCTCCACCAAACGTCTTGATGGAAAATCCtcgcaaaaatttagaaaatcagtATAATAATGATTTCGTTATCGACGAGAAACTTAGGGGTTATGATCAATACTCTTCATATGAAGAAACTGAGATAAACGAAGAAGAAATAGTATCAACTGATGGAGAAATGGAAACAGAAAAAGCGAGACAATATTATAATTGGAGTAAGAAAATGGCTGGTGAAAGAGAAGGTTATGAAGAAGAGATAGATAGTGATCGTGAAATGACTAATCAGACAGGAATTGTTAGTGATAACGAAAGAGTTGAGgcaaaaatggctaaaaattcaggaaatttacaaTCTAGAAGTTTGgaattagctgaaaattcatacatAAATAGAAATACAGAACTTATGAAAACTAACGAAGTGGAGGACAATGGGGTGGTAGAAATTAGTAGAAATACATCATCTCTGGATGCAAATTTGACGGATTCAGAAATTTCGAAAACAGCTTCTGGACCACAGAAGAAAATTCCG TACAGACAATCCAGACCGAtagaaaatgatgaatgtttGGAAGTTCGAGGGATGGATGTCTCCAAGGAAAAGGGTGTCTTTAATAATGAACTGACGAATTCGAAAGGACTATTCGTGAGATCGAGTCTCGATGAACATTTGATCCCAGCTTGTCTAAGAAGCAATGTTCATGAGAAGAAAATTAGCAAACAGACTGATGAAGATCAAAACTGA
- the LOC117178787 gene encoding uncharacterized protein LOC117178787 isoform X2, whose translation MCALFSLSKSNVIRQQCCSFGRMRGFFVPVSQRNLSTATIQCKEQPNKHEGIISKLKKIFRKTGIQFQDAESGSALHPKLKKQKNENRISRKMSNHQILNNNFLAKYYHSHLKYMRLDKIIANYKLESATLHRTNSLLSLGSIRGIMGLASYNSKPPIREPHIPEQREKKEDKKEKEKKKPVIRVDEKATLDLDKNLNLGGLEGNNHRYKWGIKLAEDSSAEKTPEPLPRYVTKNIWGVKVTKLVSETDNVFQTKEAVQNQDSVQIAEAKTMKKIKTEEVPNRFEVSNESKNPESSGNVKDLGTKKQETGVLIEKYNILTAENRTDSKTSLEVPNFESLKDNLYVPTTNADENILNENQQKSLDVKLSAPVQDSAEGVKLSAPLESVAEAEFNIPKDLPFDGEIFAWKEAVEKSKPSIAEIVKSAEPEIVHYDLDNIFIRPEAPEPKLDVQAVSSIDHAYENEENQEASSYKGIKSLRESKSVGYTSKKKIHTGGYQHFSSQRGDTDSLSFRKDVVGKAILFSGLESTNSFIKDRKKQEENLLEPFLIKGLLSVGGISAEFKSEDKLKEASNQIEAAIEMKNPLLPTKAVTLTRIHSDMSYYDAEIAREVDEIYGREIDIALSSPNAIGENIMDAHLPTEIMISVVPSSENKEGGIDWMPLLCTSNSDDNPGSYSSHNFFGSGSSDGSSGSRGRKKRGYFLNSQDDDDELVDKYLFEGDYVRVRGDPYPYSREHFNKWRVPRHNSPPPNVLMENPRKNLENQYNNDFVIDEKLRGYDQYSSYEETEINEEEIVSTDGEMETEKARQYYNWSKKMAGEREGYEEEIDSDREMTNQTGIVSDNERVEAKMAKNSGNLQSRSLELAENSYINRNTELMKTNEVEDNGVVEISRNTSSLDANLTDSEISKTASGPQKKIPTIQTDRK comes from the exons ATGTGTGCACTTTTTTCGCTTTCAAAGTCCAACGTGATTCGACAGCAATGCTGCTCCTTCGGCAGGATGAGGGGATTTTTCGTCCCCGTGTCCCAAAGGAATTTGTCCACTG ctaCTATACAGTGCAAGGAGCAACCGAACAAACATGAAGGGATTatatctaaattgaaaaaaattttccgtaaaactg GAATACAATTTCAAGATGCGGAGTCAGGCTCTGCGCTTCACCCCAAACTTAAGAAACAAAAGAACGAAAATCGAATCTCTCGAAAAATGTCTAAccaccaaattttaaataataactttcttgCAAAATATTACCATTCACACCTAAAATACATGCGTCTGGACAAAATAATCGCCAATTACAAACTGGAATCCGCTACTCTACACAGGACAAACAGTCTTCTCTCTTTGGGTTCAATCCGTGGAATCATGGGATTAGCTTCCTACAATTCAAAACCACCAATTAGGGAGCCACACATACCAGAACAACGCGAGAAAAAAGAGGAtaagaaagaaaaggaaaaaaagaaaccTGTCATCCGTGTTGATGAGAAAGCTACCTTGGATTTGGACAAAAACCTCAATCTCGGGGGACTCGAAGGAAATAACCATCGTTATAAATGGGGAATAAAGTTGGCAGAAGATTCTTCAGCAGAGAAAACACCTGAACCTCTGCCAAgatatgttacaaaaaatatttggggTGTCAAAGTAACAAAGCTTGTATCAGAAACTGACAACGTTTTCCAAACAAAAGAAGCTGTTCAAAATCAAGACTCTGTTCAAATTGCAGAAGCTAAAacgatgaaaaaaatcaaaacagaaGAAGTTCCGAACAGATTTGAGGTATCTAATGAATCTAAAAATCCAGAATCATCAGGGAATGTCAAGGATCTGGGTACAAAGAAACAAGAAACTGGAGTATTGATAGAGAAATATAATATCCTAACGGCAGAAAACAGAACTGATTCTAAAACTAGTTTGGAAGTGCCTAACTTTGAATCATTAAAAGACAATCTGTATGTACCGACAACAAACGCGGATGAGAACATACTTAATGAGAATCAACAGAAATCATTAGATGTTAAATTATCAGCTCCTGTACAAGATTCTGCAGAAGGTGTTAAGTTATCAGCTCCTTTGGAAAGCGTTGCCGAAGCTGAGTTCAATATTCCTAAAGACCTTCCATTTGATGGAGAAATCTTTGCCTGGAAAGAAGCTGTGGAAAAGTCAAAACCCTCGATTGCTGAAATAGTGAAGTCAGCCGAACCCGAAATAGTGCATTACGATTTGGATAACATATTTATTCGTCCTGAAGCCCCAGAACCCAAACTCGATGTTCAAGCAGTTAGTTCTATTGATCATGCATATGAAAATGAGGAAAATCAGGAAGCATCGAGTTACAAAGGAATCAAGTCATTAAGGGAATCAAAATCAGTTGGATACACCTCAAAAAAGAAGATACATACTGGTGGCTATCAACATTTTAGTTCTCAAAGAGGTGATACTGATTCTCTTAGTTTCCGAAAGGATGTGGTTGGCAAAGCTATTTTGTTCTCTGGTCTTGAAAGTACTAATTCTTTTATCAAAGATAGAAAGAAACAGGAAGAAAATTTACTGGAGCCTTTCCTTATTAAAGGCCTGTTAAGCGTAGGAGGTATATCTGCAGAATTTAAATCAGAAGATAAATTGAAAGAAGCTTCTAATCAGATTGAAGCTGCAATAGAAATGAAAAATCCTCTTCTACCTACCAAAGCTGTTACTCTCACAAGAATTCACTCTGACATGTCTTATTATGATGCTGAAATAGCTAGAGAAGTAGATGAAATTTATGGACGCGAGATAGATATTGCTCTATCTTCTCCAAATGCAATTGGAGAAAATATTATGGATGCTCATTTGCCAACAGAAATCATGATTTCAGTGGTACCATCTTCAGAGAATAAGGAAGGCGGAATTGACTGGATGCCACTGCTTTGCACGAGCAACTCTGATGATAACCCAGGTTCTTATTCGAGTCACAACTTCTTTGGAAGTGGATCTTCTGATGGTTCCTCTGGATCTAGAGGTCGAAAGAAAAGAGGCTATTTTCTAAATTCTCAGGATGACGATGATGAACTAGTCGATAAATATCTCTTTGAAGGGGATTACGTCAGAGTACGTGGTGATCCGTATCCATATAGCCGAGAACATTTCAATAAATGGCGAGTTCCACGACACAATTCTCCTCCACCAAACGTCTTGATGGAAAATCCtcgcaaaaatttagaaaatcagtATAATAATGATTTCGTTATCGACGAGAAACTTAGGGGTTATGATCAATACTCTTCATATGAAGAAACTGAGATAAACGAAGAAGAAATAGTATCAACTGATGGAGAAATGGAAACAGAAAAAGCGAGACAATATTATAATTGGAGTAAGAAAATGGCTGGTGAAAGAGAAGGTTATGAAGAAGAGATAGATAGTGATCGTGAAATGACTAATCAGACAGGAATTGTTAGTGATAACGAAAGAGTTGAGgcaaaaatggctaaaaattcaggaaatttacaaTCTAGAAGTTTGgaattagctgaaaattcatacatAAATAGAAATACAGAACTTATGAAAACTAACGAAGTGGAGGACAATGGGGTGGTAGAAATTAGTAGAAATACATCATCTCTGGATGCAAATTTGACGGATTCAGAAATTTCGAAAACAGCTTCTGGACCACAGAAGAAAATTCCG ACAATCCAGACCGAtagaaaatga